A stretch of the Taeniopygia guttata chromosome 3, bTaeGut7.mat, whole genome shotgun sequence genome encodes the following:
- the FHL5 gene encoding four and a half LIM domains protein 5 encodes MASSHTDCHFCLQSLRGRKYALREENAYCVPCYDSLYANPCQECKQPIECNSKDLAYKGRHWHEGCFRCAKCSRSLVEKPFAAKDEVLLCTECYSDEYSSKCFHCQKTIMPGSRKMEFKGSSWHESCFVCQYCQQPLGTKPLITKDNENYCVPCFEKQFAHHCYACKKVITSGGVTYHDQPWHRECFVCAVCKTQLSRQRFVSKDEYPYCVDCFSKFHAKKCAACKMPITALGGAKYITFEERQWHGECFSCTKCSISLVGQEFLTRQDDILCHKCGSAS; translated from the exons ATGGCCAGCAGCCACACAGATTGTCATTTCTGCCTGCAGTCTCTGCGCGGCAGGAAATACGCActaagagaagaaaatgcttaCTGTGTTCCGTGCTATGACAGCCTGTATGCCAACCCCTGCCAGGAGTGCAAGCAACCCATTGAGTGCAACTCCAAG GATCTGGCCTACAAAGGCCGCCACTGGCATGAGGGGTGCTTCAGGTGTGCCAAGTGCAGTCGCTCACTCGTGGAGAAACCATTTGCTGCCAAGGACGAGGTCTTGCTGTGCACCGAGTGCTACTCTGATGAGTACTCATCCAAGTGTTTTCACTGCCAGAAGACCATTATGCCTG gttCACGTAAAATGGAATTTAAGGGAAGTTCCTGGCATGAATCCTGTTTTGTTTGCCAGTATTGTCAGCAACCATTGGGAACAAAACCATTAATCACCAAAGACAATGAGAATTACTGTGTGCCCTGTTTTGAGAAGCAATTTGCTCACCATTGCTATGCTTGCAAAAAG GTTATAACTTCTGGAGGAGTGACTTACCATGACCAGCCTTGGCATAGAGAATGctttgtgtgtgctgtgtgtaaAACTCAGCTGTCTCGACAAAGATTCGTTTCCAAAGATGAGTACCCATACTGTGTAGACTGCTTCAGCAAATTTCATGCCAAGAAGTGTGCTGCTTGCAAGATGCCTATTACAG CTCTTGGAGGTGCCAAATACATCACATTTGAGGAGCGTCAGTGGCATGGGGAATGCTTTAGCTGTACAAAATGCTCCATCTCCCTGGTAGGCCAGGAATTCCTCACTCGGCAGGATGACATCCTTTGCCACAAATGTGGCTCTGCTTCATAG